In Taeniopygia guttata chromosome 34, bTaeGut7.mat, whole genome shotgun sequence, the DNA window ttttccacaggaaaaagaaaaagaggctctgaagGCACACgtgtgccagagcctgctgccactcttattccactgccatgatgagaaccagcgagtggcagaggtgaggactcggcagctgctgctgttcccctggcaggggctgggctgcctcctgccctggcacctcgcaggctgcagcctcctccaggccctggcacagggacgggtcctgcgccctgggctgtggggccatctccacgtctctgctgctctccaggcttctcaggaaacgctgctttgtgcggccgagttcctgaacaggagggatcttgaaaagctggtgaagaaccaggagctgtggaagttcaccgagtgcctggtaaggagggccgggaagccgcagccccagcctggagaagccccctgagcgcggtgctcggtgtgcgggctggcagctgtgcccctgcccgctgctgcagcccgaggccgcgcgggctctgctccaggctcctgcggcccgagccgggtgcccatggagccccggcccggcggggctgcggggccaacccttccctcctgccgctctctgcagctggcagaggacagcagcagcgcggccgagcacctgcgccgggccctgccctacctgcagagcccacaggagcccctgcgagaggcgccgtcaggttcatgggtgagccacgagccgggccaggagggcgtgtgggcacagggctggcagcgccgctggcagggagctgtgccgctgggcctgacaggctctgtgttcccagggacggccgggaggagcttgaggggacagcaggaaaagctccagctgatctgcaatggtgagacagggcagcgggctgccagcgggggctgccggggcgagctgcaagccctgccccggctgtggagagctctgctctcctaggtagagcacacagagatttcagggacacgtgggggatgcgtggccagcagcttcgggctgatccccttggtccctgatccctcccggccatggcaagagccggctgggatggccctggcagggggggctcccctcggctccccgcagagtcgggatctgactgtggctctgttcctctctcttgcagcccttgaatgcccgacagaggatgtcagtagtgccatgtcagagctgccacttcaaacattgcatgtgctccgggcaatacagagtgggcgatactccatcttccagaaggtgcaagatcatacagccctctgtgatgtcacatggacatctctgtgatgtaacacagccgtctgtgatgtcacactgttatctctgtgatgtaacacagctctctgtgatgtcacatggacatctctgtgatgtaacacagccctctgtgaaGTCACACTGTTATcgctgtgatgtcacactgaccctgtgatgtcacacagctttttgaaatatcacactgacatctctgagatgtcacacagctatctgtgatgtcacacagacatttctgtgatgtcacacaatctcctgtgatgtcacgctgaccctgtgatgtcacacagctttttgtgatgtcacacagacataactgtgatgtcacacagctctatctgatgtcacactgacatctctgtgacatcactcGGACATcattgtgatgtcacactgaccctatgAAGTCACaaagctttttgtgatgtcacagagctctctgtgatgtcaaactgacatctctgtgatgtcacacacctctctgtgctgtcacactgagatctctgtgacatcacacagctctctgtgatgtcacacggacatctcggtgatgtcacacaggatctgtgatgtcacatagcccctgtgatgtcacacagcatctgtgatgtcacatggatgtctctgtgatgtcacacaggatctgtgatgtcacttggacatcactgtgatgtcacactgaccctatgaggtcacacagctttttgtgatgtcacagagctctctctgatgtcacactgacatctctgtgatgtcacacagctctctgtgatgtcacatggacatctctgtaatgtcacacagctctctgtgatgtcacacaggacctgtgatgtcacaccacCTCCTGTGATGtaacactgacatctctgtgatgtcacataggttctgtgatgtcacacggcccctgtgatgttacacagatctctgtgatgtcacacagcccctggtctctgactgtggtagtttatctgtcttccagcccttcaagccatgagcgaagatgacagcccatcctccactaacctggaaattcaggcagtttttggacaaagatgcgcagaactaaggtcatctgctgaattcagagaaccaggctcccaagcagagtaccaggagacagtgaagagagcagcaggactcaatgtcactggagctccaggcacacctgatgctggccacagctgtgcctgctgcaagctcccatagctgctgccttccccctccctgttgacagctccctccctccagccctcaaatgctgcccattccctttttttggcccccatctcatcccttccctttcccttccattaataaacagtttggtttctcccccttacctgcatctctgtggagctgaagcggcacaaatcccgggccctgggacacacaggcccctgctgctgttctcttccatgccatgttctgtgcacacacacacagaacgagggcagatcaggctggagaggtgcctgtgctgaaggtgcagttccacaaccctgtggagttgcagatctcgctgagaagcctggagcccctggaatttggaagagccaagctgagtatgctctgaaggcagctgtgagggattccatggcaagcttccacggagggcaaaggagcttggaatgctggaagttttcaggaatagcttccaGAAAgatcagcagtgctccatccctgcacaggatcagggagagggcagaaccagtgaccatccaggcttagcagggagctttgggtgtgcctgagggcaaaggaagcagcagcgcggtgcccgagactgggacgcacgaccctgccagtgcccggagcactctcaggcagtgccgggatcccggctgtggttctggtccccacaagtgaggaatggcagccccaggctcagagccaatcagaaagccaagcaagtgagagcagagggagggcacccttccagtctctcttgggcatggccacaaaacagcccctgctgcttcttcctccgcctgtgtttgggctgtgctggtggcagaggcagccaggctgtgctctgccttccagagcctgttgggagcgggcatgaaaagcgctgtgtgaACAGCAGggaggcctggaaggtgctggcaagagcgtcctgcgggagcagggctctgggctctggctgggaacagcctggtcttggtgccgtgggcgcaggcaggagttgaggcaggtgaagaggcactgagcagctggtgtttgtagagggcctggggctgcacgtctgagcctccacctggaaaggcacttgggggaataggagctggagctggagtgcctgtcctgaaaggacatgaagtccttcagccttgccagcgtttcctaagggtgtgttggtgttgagcagaaaagctgcacatttggggaaatgcatttggaggacaggggcttgcttctcaaggaaagtgcttcccagggagctcccagtgaggcaggtgcaagtgtccccctttggctctctgtgctcctttcagtccttgaggcccgttgcacttggcagaggggcaggggaagggagaaggctgtgaagagcaggtttggcatccacctggacctgcagggaccaacccaagcacctgcagcagcgtgtgttaccccccctttggacagaggggtgagcagaaccatctctgtccatctgtgagccccagagctctctgtgggagctgtgaattaaaaggccattacacactcacttttcacatcttccctgtctgctgtgtttcagcttttggcaagatgcatttgcctcctgcttgctgggagctgctgtggcccagggccagcccagagctgggctgggtgggccaggcagtgtggtggagagtcttggctgatcttggtgtgtgcctggcctcagaaaaggcttggaaggtttgcctcccaaatgtcctgctcactggctctccctgtgcatcttggagagcacaagggaggcatttctcCCCTCTCTTAGATCTTCCCCCTCTTGGAATCCCTGCTCTCCTAGAGcaccctctcttccctttgtctctcctgTCCCCCATCACCTTAGGCCCTGCCACGTGCttcgtctggcagctccaggcaggacctttcaccatccctaataaaccttatattctaagagcaaccaacagagatctcttgTTTGAATCcatccaaaccgtcctggaggcTCCTGCGtccttacaaaattattttcccttttaacccaataactgatcccttGAAGCCTGCAATGCAGAATTTTCTGTCCAATCACAaaatatcacccaaacccatgaagaaggaggtaagaagaaggtaaataagaagaacctgtctccaccctaaaacctccatatgcttcatatttattactatGTTCTATAAccccaaactctaagttttccaccctgtagTAGTATACACCTCAAACCAACTATGCACCTGTATCcccagtgctattaatcaattttggaagccttctccacagcctcaggtcaaacgcagtgttctcttgcaagtctgtgcctttcagcacagcaagtttaaaattctcagcatccagggttccaacacttaCGGAATCATGGACACTCTTGTGACACTAAAGGCCTCACTGAACCATTGTGACACCACAAGGCCTCATTGAAccgaggggccattgtgacactatggagtGTTGGCAGGCCAAGGGCAGTTGTCACACTGCGTggcaccatggaaccaaggagctaCAGGGCCCCATAGAACTAAGGATTCATGGAACAGTATGGGACCCCACGGAACCAAAAGGTCCACTGTGACATTGTGGGGCCTATTGGAATCCTGGAGGCCATTCTGACACTTTGAGGCCTCGTTGAATCAAGGGGATctgcagggcctcatggaacaaaggagacccttctgacactgtgagtgcccatggaaccaagggtccattgtgatcctgtggcaccaaggagacccctgtgaccctgcaaggcctcctggaagcaagggaccattgtgacactatggagccccatggaaacaagagacaagtgtgacacatctgggcctcatggaaccaaggatccaatatGACACCAcctttgtgacactgcagggccccaCAGACACAAGGGGCcggtgtgaccctgcagggccctATGGGTCCAAGGGAACAGgtaacaggtctggttggcttGGCCTGACTGGTCCAACTgcccttggcatgttgagggttTCTTCTCATGTACCCCTGaaacagagccctggggctctgagctTTCCTTCCAATGGAAAAGAACTGCCCTTCTCATTGAATCATCCGTGGCCAAAATGGGATTcccccctcaaaattcccaatatccagggATTGCTCCTAAACAAAAGCTGCCACTACCAACAAGTCTGTTTGACCCTGTCTTCCTGAGAGctggctctcacctgccttcaaacactgaggctctgtgcttttcttcctgtgaaaaagaaccatccctcctgcacaggCAACCATGGGCAAAATTGgtacttttcctccaaaattccctatatgcaagggtttcttccagagaaaagctgccaggacagactgctctggcttgccttggcctctggtggtctccctgttctgccctgcaacgctggggctctgccctttCCTTCCTATGAAAAACAACTGTCCTTCTTCATCCTCCATCCATCTCCTTCTTTCAGCCAGGTGTCCATGGCTAAAATTGGGATTCCACCCCCAGAAGTCCTATAGTCAAAGATTGCTCCTacacaaaagctgccaggacagacaggtctggctggccttggcctccgGTGACTGCAGAATTCATCAGACCCTGaaacacaggggctctgtggtttcctttctgtggagaccattgtgacactgtggggccttgtGGAACCCAAGGGCCATTGTCAccctgcggggcctcatggaaggAAGGGGCCACACTTCAGAAGCAAGCAGAACATTGGGACACTGCAGAGTGCCATGAAACCAAgagaacatggaacaggtctggctggcttggcctcccaggggccacctgacaggtccagctgatcTTGGAACGTGGAGGGCTGCATCTCATCAGCCCCTGGAGAagtggggctctgtgctttccttcttatggaaaagaaccatccatgTTTCCAGGTGTCCACAACCAAAATTTATACTccccctgaaaaattccctatatgcaagggtaatcccacccaaaatctgccaggacagacagctctggctggccttggcctctggtggtcacatCTCATCTCAAGGAAGCCCTGAGGAAAGTATTTGAGCGGGTTTGGCAGCTGGAACATAAATGAGTCCCTCATCCTCTGAAAAAGTCAGATGCTCATTTGATcctatgtgtattttttttctcattgtgcattatgcatgaaatataattttagtttaaaaatattattcttatcacTCCCATAGTGTTATCTGACACAAAACACCTCGTCTACATATGGATCCAGGTCACCTGTATAAGCAAACCCAAGAAAGAGTCCAGCAGGAATtatttgtctctgctcccatctgtcacatctcctctggagctggaggtgcagccccagcacttgggagggctcagggggtcACCAGCTCAGCTCTCACACAGAGAACTTGTGGACCTTGGATGATCTTCCTGgccctgcccgctcagccaggctgagatggacactgatggtttctgtgccaggctctcccagcccagcccagctccctgcaagctctgccagctgccctgagctctgggcagcaccaagggcctctccccagcacagcccagccggctctggccccacagctctgctcaggccaggctgctctgggaatggagcagctgaggaatggagtcacatccaggggtgtccccagggctcaggactggggccaggtcagtgaaatctctttattgctggtctggacgaggccatcgagggcaccctcaggcagttccaggtgagcccaggctgggtgggagtgtggctgtgctggagggcaggaagctctgcagagggatctggacaggctggagccatgggcccaggacaatgggatgaggttcaccaaggccaagggccgggtcctgccctgggctcacagccaccccaaatccctggctgtgccctgcccctgatccccacagcctgttctgtttccttcatccctacattgccagggactttctgggacaagggagctctgctctggggatggagggagctccaagtgccaccactggagtgggaaccgcaactcatcaggtttgtgtcctttgggggtcaggaactggtgagactcagtggcacagaaagtttctcctcatggccaacagaccatggttgaacaggacacaatttaataacaatcGCACTCATCCTTGAGCTATGTGCAACGTCCCAGAAGTGTCTAATGAGTCCACCATCCCCAAATgatttccaaatgaaaatttaCTTCTGAAAACATGATTCTGTCATAGATATAAACTGAATTAAATTTTTGTATCAGGATGCTCATCCTGGAGTGGGGGTAAAGCAGCTCAAACAATTCCCAGTTTGCAGAATGTCAGTGGTGGGTGGAGAAGAGggtcaggctgcttttgggttttgtctCTCACCAGGCCCCctggtgaagagcctggctctgtgttctccatcccctcctcgctggcactgccaggctgggatgaggagcccctcagccttccctgctccgggctggacaagcccagctccctcagcctctgctcacagcccaagggctccagccccaccttggaggcctttccctaaccctgctccagctgccagacatctttcctgccctggggaacccaacccaggtcacagggacctggataatccatgtccttgatgtcctggtcacacagccctggccccttgtccccatgtcaggctccggggtggatcctgtggaacatcctttggtggaggTTCAGGGAGatgccaggggacagggaccctgctgggcatgaacagcattggacttgttgggagaaactgtgagggggagctgggacggagtgaccaacccagtgacctcacagagccctcctgggatgtcacacagcccctctgagatgtcacagcccattctgtaatgtcacacagcaggtctctgatgtcacagccagctctgtgatgtcacagccagctctgtaaTGTCACAGAGACAGTCTTTGATGCTGTAGCTGCTCGATGACCTCACTTaacccactctgtgatgtcatagccCACTCTGTGACCTCATGTTACCAGGTGATAAATTGTCTCCACCAGCTGAGCTGACgcctggagcttgttctccaaaaccccaggcccatggaaaccacacagtgcccattgtgggagaaggggaactggaagttcaccagcctcagtgtcctgccagctcagccaggcccacgggaacattggggtccacgaccaccagggaccaccagagagacccccaggacagaagaacacaTGGGTAAAGCAGAGGGGAAATATGTTAATGGTTTtggggaaatgattatcagatgtgtgtttagtccaGCACAATCAATGAATAtgtgtgcaaaatacagaatatgaacagaagctttcctgcactcagcatgctcgGCTTTGGGAGGAACTATCCCCTGTGCATCcggctgaataaagaatgctgcttcttaatgctgctctggtgttaaggagttttctgttttaccgaatttttggtaacactgcactcccaaggaaagctctgtctcctgctgttcacaaacagagaagggctggtggcagatgtgggggtcagaggctgcctggggcacagggaccatgaaataatcaagttttcaatgatctgtgaaagaaggaggggcagcaatAAAACTTCTGCgctggaattaggaagggcagactttggcctgtttaggatGCTGATTTGGGGAGTACCAAATCAGGTACtgatttttaagggaaacagcccttaaaagCAAAGGGGTCCAGGGAGGACGGACACATTTCCAGAAAGTaatcttaagggggaaggagcagcctgtcccagtgtggcaaaagatgagctggtgaggaaaatgactgcCCTGTctgcccatggagcttttgtgggaaTTCAAGGGAAATAAGAGGGTGCATTAACTTTGGAAAGAAGGTCAGGGAACTTAGCAAGTGTTTTAGGAAGTTGTTAggtcatgcagaaaaaaaaggaaagaggtgaaATCTCAATTAGAGCTTAACCTGGACACTTCtgtgaaaaagaataaaaaatatgtctagtaataaattattagaaaaatcTGGTATACGGAGAACCACTGTTCTTTATTGGATGCAGTGGAAAATATACTAAcaaaagataaggaaaaggccAAGCTACTTAATatcttgtttcttttaattttcaatattaGGACAcgttgtcctcaggacaagagttctcctgagctggtagatgggcacagggagcagaacagctccctgtaatccaggaggaagcagctggtgacctGCTGAGTCACTCAGACGCTCACAGgtgaatgggatgggatgggatccatcctagggggatgagggagctggtggatgagctccccaagctgctccccatcatttaccatcagtcctggctcaccagggaggtcccagagcactggaggtgccagtgtgagcccatccccaggaagggctggaaggaggatctggggaactccaggcctgtcagcctgacctcggtgcctggcaaggttatggaacagatcaccttgagtgccaccacagggcacccacaggatggccgaggggtcagagccagccagcgtggatttaagaggggcaggtcctgcctgagcaccctgatctccttttataaccaggtgacccacctgtggatgtgggaaacgctgtggatgtgtccatctggacttcagcaaagccttggacactgtctctgacagcattccctggaaaagctgcagcccacggcttgggcaggttccctcctggctgggagatggaagagctggctggaggctgggccagagaggggtggggatggtgctgcacccagctggtgtccagtccctggtgctgtccccagggatctgtgttgggcccagtcctgtttaacatcttcaccgatgatctgggggaggggatcgagcccaccatccccaaatttgcaggtgacaccaagctggatgtgagtgtgggtctgctggagggtgggagggctctgcacagggccctggacaggctggatccagggcccaaacccaacaaggtgaggtttaacaagtccaagtgccgggtcctgcactttggccacaacaacccctgcagcgctacaggctggggacagagtggctggacagcagccaggcagaaagggacctgcagggactgatggacagcaggctggacatgagccagccgtgtgcccaggtggccaagaaggccaatggctcctggcctggatcaggaatggtgtggccagcaggagcacagctactgtgccagcactgatctgcccccagctctgcacacagacattgctgctgcagctccagggaaggcaacaaaagggcatctctgcagaaaactgtgctgggaaattctttagttcctttaaagccaccaggagtgcagcccctcattgacacagtctgttGCAATAGGGAATGTGGACACAAACAAAATGAGAAGTGGCaccaaaaatgacatttattgtggaaaacatgaaaaaagaaaaacaaaggaaaaaaaatccccgcAACTAAACCAACAAGAGGTAccaaagatgacttttattacaagtgattcgcagaaattggccagcagtttaatgttcctgaaagcatccaggCATCATTCTTCTCACttcagccttgagctcctggttcctcaggctgtagatgagggggttcagggctggagacaccaccgagtacagaactgacagggccagatccagggatggggaggacatcgagGGAGGCTTTAGGTAGGTAAATACACCAGTGCTGAtaaacagagagaccacggccaggtgagggaggcaggtggaaaaggctttgtgccgtccctgctcagaggggatcctcagcacagccctgaagatctgcacataggagaaaaccatgaacacaaaacaacaaaataccaAACACACACTAACAGCAAGAAACCATTGCTCCCTGAggtgggatttggagcaggagagcttgaggatctgggcgatttcacagaagaactggcccagggcattgccatggcacaggggcagggaaaatgtattggctgtgtgcagcagcgaatagagaaaggcactggcccaggcagctgctgccatgtgggcacaagctctgctgcccaggagggtcccgtagtgcaggggtttgcagatggacacgtagcggtcgtagcacatgatggtcaggatggaaagctctgctgacatgaagaacataaagaaaaagagctgagcagcacatcctgagtaggagatgtccctggtgtcccagagggaattgtgcagggctgcggggacagtggtgcagatggagcccaggtcgctgagggccaggttgagcaggaagaagaacatgggcgtgtgcaggtggtggccgcaggctacggcgctgatgatgaggccgttgcccaggagggcagccagggagatcccaggaagaggcagaagtgcaggagctgcagctgccgcgtgtctgccagtgccagcaggaggaagtggctgatggagctgctgttggacatttgctgtggctgcacatgggcacctgttcatggagaaaggtcagggacaagtcaggagaaGCTGCCATGAACCAGGCttgggccattccctgcagactgTCCTGGTGAgactcacccacccttgttcctgctctgggaaaaccttcacccaggtccctgcctgagctccagttgtgcaggctgagtgtgccaggagcagccacaccTGAGCGTGGGGGCTctcgaggagccatccctgccctgcttccctgggtttgtggccctgtggcagagggacaaggctggatattcaggatttgtcaggggaaTCACTGCAGAAAGGCTTGGATACCATCTGCACTTAGACTTCAAAAGGAAATAGATGGCAGGAGTTGgttttaggaattgttttcctacccaCAAACCATTCCTGGCCcactgaggtcagaaatccccagaaTTTCTGCTGCATTCCGAGTTTGCCaatgagagatgtgagaggcaaagaattccctgtggctgagggcatgtgaggggctggatgggcttgttcccccagcactgctctgttcagccccctctgcttccctgagcatctccctgggcctggacatcccctcctgagaggtgccttgtccctgccagcagagcccatcccaccctgtgtgccctcggcccggccctacagaaacctgcctgtgtgcagggccctggctggggcaggctctgtgtgcagctgggcaagggcagctcaggagagccctgctgggccctgcagaggtgatgctgctgctgtccagggatgaggaggggctgaaggccctttgggaggctcgcagcagagagactgaccacccaaagtcacagttctggagtctctgtaaatgttcaaacattcctttgatgatcctgtgtgtccctttc includes these proteins:
- the LOC140681293 gene encoding olfactory receptor 14J1-like produces the protein MCYDRYVSICKPLHYGTLLGSRACAHMAAAAWASAFLYSLLHTANTFSLPLCHGNALGQFFCEIAQILKLSCSKSHLREQWFLAVSVCLVFCCFVFMVFSYVQIFRAVLRIPSEQGRHKAFSTCLPHLAVVSLFISTGVFTYLKPPSMSSPSLDLALSVLYSVVSPALNPLIYSLRNQELKAEVRRMMPGCFQEH